A single window of Nematostella vectensis chromosome 4, jaNemVect1.1, whole genome shotgun sequence DNA harbors:
- the LOC125561835 gene encoding uncharacterized protein LOC125561835, with the protein MFCATAVCGVTRDMIDDSQVGSFYRFHIIFTIRRILNELQCPLPKDKLFSWNKNFYSEAAYQKLRTEFRTGSDFRFLGPINHGLGNVYNYDYHGLSSSNDKYKPYGTIDQLHDEWDAAKSDDEHMNHFEIEYLKDPRTEFQYEWFFPEKSKGLTKAGLSRINQSIEAFVYCILGAQVQTRSSIVGDSGSAQETKQVFSKLFESAVIENDISKSIQRYQFALQQARQKLDLAFALGCWLSPSYLVINNNTSIAGYNNKLQKATTDMKLGLNPINNEIKTIPKHNMGHSKIVLPHTESVTAHKPKPEAKTNPKPDVTKPLNTQHENNLVMITAFTAGLAWYLFR; encoded by the exons atgttttgcgcTACTGCTGTATGTGGTGTGACGCGTGACATGATTGACGACTCTCAAGTGGGGTCGTTCTACAGATTTCATATCATTTTCACTATCAGACGAATATTAAATGagctac AATGTCCTCTTCCTAAAGATAAGCTCTTTagttggaataaaaacttCTACAGCGAAGCAGCTTACCAAAAACTAAGAACAGAATTCCGAACTGGCAGCGATTTCCGGTTCCTTGGACCGATAAATCATGGGTTAGGAAATGTTTATAACTACGATTATCACGGATTGTCATCTTCTAACGACAAGTATAAACCCTATGGTACCATTGACCAATTACACGACGAATGGGATGCTGCTAAAAGCGACGACGAACACATGAATCACTTTGAGATCGAGTACCTGAAAGACCCTAGAACCGAGTTTCAGTACGAGTGGTTCTTTCCAGAAAAATCAAAGGGACTAACCAAGGCTGGGTTGTCTAGGATAAATCAAAGCATAGAAGCCTTTGTTTATTGTATTCTAGGCGCACAAGTTCAAACTCGGTCGTCAATCGTCGGCGATAGCGGTTCAGCCCAAGAAACGAAACAAGTCTTTTCGAAACTCTTTGAAAGCGCAGTGATAGAAAACGatatatcaaaaagtatacaaAGGTATCAGTTTGCTTTACAACAGGCGAGGCAAAAACTAGACTTGGCTTTCGCCCTCGGTTGTTGGTTGAGCCCATCGtatcttgtgataaataacaacacttcAATCGCTGGTTATAAtaacaaattacaaaaagcCACTACTGATATGAAATTGGGGCTAAATCCAATAAATAACGAGATAAAAACGATCCCGAAACATAATATGGGTCATTCAAAGATTGTGTTACCTCATACCGAGTCAGTCACGGCTCACAAACCGAAACCTGAAGCGAAAACAAACCCAAAGCCGGACGTGACTAAACCCTTGAACACGCAGCACGAAAATAACCTTGTCATGATCACAGCCTTCACGGCTGGTTTAGCTTGGTATCTATTTCGGTAG